A single Nicotiana tabacum cultivar K326 chromosome 5, ASM71507v2, whole genome shotgun sequence DNA region contains:
- the LOC107785989 gene encoding PRA1 family protein B4, translating into MAAAASSPAVLPISNPQTTTTTTTNTQQTTTGVGPTPALRSFINRISETIQGGLSNRRPWSELVDRSAFSKPESVSDATLRIRKNYSYFRTNYLSLIAVVLAFSLITNPFSLFLLAGLLAAWLFLYLFRPSDPPLVLFGRQFSERETLGALIVSTVVVIFLTSVGSVLVSALMVGVAIVCTHAAFRAPEDLFLEEQESPATGFLSFLSGAAASSAAGPAVAARV; encoded by the coding sequence ATGGCCGCAGCCGCTTCATCGCCAGCAGTTCTTCCAATTTCCAACCCTcaaaccaccaccaccaccaccaccaacacCCAACAAACCACCACCGGCGTGGGTCCCACACCTGCTCTCCGATCCTTCATCAACCGCATTTCCGAGACTATCCAAGGTGGTCTTTCCAATCGCCGTCCATGGTCTGAACTCGTTGATCGTTCGGCCTTCTCCAAACCCGAATCCGTTTCCGATGCTACCCTCCGCATCCGCAAAAACTATTCCTATTTCCGTACCAATTACCTTTCCCTCATCGCCGTTGTTCTCGCCTTTTCCCTAATCACAAAcccattttccctttttcttctcGCCGGTCTCCTTGCTGCTTGGCTTTTCCTCTACCTTTTCCGGCCGTCGGATCCGCCTTTGGTTTTATTTGGTCGGCAGTTTTCTGAACGTGAGACGCTTGGGGCTCTTATTGTTTCTACGGTTGTTGTGATCTTTCTAACCAGTGTTGGATCGGTCCTTGTTTCAGCTTTGATGGTTGGTGTTGCTATTGTGTGTACCCATGCTGCTTTTAGGGCTCCGGAAGATCTTTTCCTTGAGGAGCAAGAGTCTCCGGCCACTGGGTTCCTCTCATTCTTGTCCGGCGCTGCCGCTTCCTCCGCCGCTGGCCCAGCTGTTGCTGCTAGGGTTTGA
- the LOC107785980 gene encoding uncharacterized protein LOC107785980 yields MSSHILHRKQKRRRNGCDSLEEILLKWKNHYQELNSSIEDVQVKKKRKIPVKRSRKGCMRGKGGPENSGCIYRGVRQRTWGKWVAEIREPVYNSGRFKTSGKRLWLGTFSTSVDAALAYDEAAKVMYGSNAMLNFPDYCIQNDSSSIVSIARTSSLESTDQSSVDHEDSGAEDAKIRVDQSTFATSVVTADEKQRSCCCLTEKSDVMPEEDYENELNDSGCSSRIDFKPPNYCVKVETPIKEEIEKDEFVHDNDLERLKSYEVSNSLHIMNEETTDVKPHDLNILQEQPLDFRSTENPSEDFCKRLEYMEHWLMEDDCSTEATKVPDTFCLTKNHDEDNSFQKFLEESFDFKPIMVSQESAEFNYVKTEEQFDCTYNQQIDQQTDGIISNQADWNSSISWQPEDSIKDLSVFNFDFDI; encoded by the exons ATGTCTTCTCACATTCTTCACAG GAAACAGAAAAGAAGGCGCAATGGATGTGATTCTCTGGAGGAAATTTTATTAAAGTGGAAAAATCATTATCAGGAGCTTAAttctagcattgaagatgtacaagtaaagaaaaagagaaaaattccaGTTAAGAGATCAAGAAAAGGTTGTATGCGAGGTAAAGGCGGTCCTGAGAATTCAGGTTGTATATATAGAGGAGTTAGACAAAGGACATGGGGAAAGTGGGTAGCTGAAATTAGAGAACCTGTATATAATAGTGGTCGGTTTAAAACTAGCGGTAAACGTCTTTGGCTCGGTACATTCTCTACATCTGTTGATGCTGCTCTTGCTTATGATGAAGCTGCTAAGGTTATGTATGGTTCTAATGCCATGCTTAATTTTCCAGATTATTGTATACAGAATGACTCGTCGAGTATTGTTAGCATTGCTCGAACATCTTCACTTGAATCGACTGATCAATCGTCCGTTGATCATGAGGATTCAGGTGCTGAAGATGCGAAGATTAGAGTTGATCAGTCCACTTTTGCAACATCAGTAGTTACAGCAGATGAAAAGCAACGTTCTTGTTGTTGTTTGACTGAGAAATCAGATGTAATGCCAGAGGAGGATTATGAGAACGAGTTAAACGATTCAGGATGCAGTTCTAGAATTGATTTTAAGCCTCCGAATTATTGTGTTAAAGTTGAGACACCTATAAAGGAAGAAATCGAGAAGGATGAGTTTGTACATGATAATGATTTGGAACGCCTGAAATCGTATGAAGTCTCAAATAGTTTACACATTATGAACGAGGAGACGACAGATGTGAAGCCACACGATCTGAATATATTGCAAGAACAACCATTGGATTTCAGGTCTACTGAAAACCCGAGTGAAGATTTTTGTAAGCGTCTAGAATACATGGAGCATTGGCTAATGGAAGACGATTGTTCAACCGAAGCAACAAAAGTACCAGACACGTTTTGTTTGACAAAGAACCATGATGAAGATAACAGTTTTCAAAAGTTTTTAGAGGAATCATTTGATTTCAAGCCAATTATGGTCTCTCAAGAGTCTGCTGAGTTTAACTATGTGAAGACTGAGGAGCAATTTGATTGTACATACAACCAGCAAATTGACCAGCAGACAGATGGAATTATTAGCAACCAAGCTGATTGGAATTCTTCGATTAGTTGGCAACCGGAAGATAGTATCAAAGATTTGTCTGTCTTTAACTTTGATTTTGATATATAA